The Notoacmeibacter ruber DNA segment CTCCATCATACGGTGGCCCGGCCGTTCCGATGCGATGGTCAGGCCGTAGAGCTGTCGCGACTGGCCCACGGCGAAATCGCAGATGTCGATCATCTCCTGTACTTCGCCGAGGCCTTCGGAAACGATCTTGCCGGCTTCCAGCGTGACCACCGCGCCGAGTTCTTCCTTCGCGTTGCGCAATTCCTCACCGAGCAGGCGGACGAGTTCCCCGCGGCGCGGCGCCGGCACTTCGCGCCAGGCGCGGAAGGCGTCCTGAGCTTTCGCGATGATCGCCGGCATCTCCTCCGGCCGCGTCTCCCTGACCTTTGCAACTTCGGTGCCGTCGATCGGCGAATGGACCGAAAGCGTGCCGCCCGTCAGTTCGGCTTCGGTCAGTCCGGCTGCTGTGAGAACGTTCCGGTGGCTCATTCTGTCACTCCTTTGGATACGGTTTTGCGCTGCTCCGCCATGCCCATGGCTGCCAGAAGCGGCTTGTCATCATGTTGCGCTTGAAAATCAGTTTTGCTGTCCATGCCCAACCAGCGCGCAAGGATCAGCGATTGCGCCACCGCGCCGCCGAGGGTCGTCCCCGGCCCCGTGACAATGAAGAGGTCGGGCGCAAATTCCCGCGCCGCGATGGTGATCGCTTGCGTGAAATCATAGGTCTCCGTCACCTGTGCGCCGAGCGTATAGTTTCGCAGCGCCTCGGTTGGCGTAGCGTCAGGCCACCAGATGGCGCCGCGCCCGTCAATCAGCGGCAGGTTCGGTTGACGGAACAGTTCCGATGGAAGCTGCTCGCGTCCCTGCTTCGCCACGGGCGCCTGCAACGCGGTGTGGAAGGCGGCGTGGTTGCCGAGACGCATCGGAAAACGCTGCTGAACAGGTTCCACCTCTTGCTCGAAGGCTTTCAAACCGGCCTCGTTGCCCGCTAGCACGAGCATTCCGCCAAGAGCGATGGAAAGCCCGAGCAGATGGTCGGCGCGAGCGTCGATCTCGTCCACTTTGGCGAGCAGCGTCTGCCGACGCTCGGGCTGCGCCATCCAGTTTTCGTCGACGAACGGATAGACGAGCTGGCCGCCGATGAGGGCGCGCTGCATCAGCGTACCCATCGTATTGGCGACGCGAAAGCCGTTTTCCGGCGAAAGCGCACCGGCGCAGGCGAGGGCGGAATACCAGCCCATCGAATTGCCGGTCACGGCGACGATTTCGATCTCATCGCGGTCGATGGAGAGAAAGTCGCCCAGTGTCGCAGCATAGATCAGCGCGGAGGCATTGTCGCCGCGCGTATGCTGGGCAATGGAAAACGTCTGTGCGCCATCCAGTTCGGCGAGCGTTGGTTGACCCTCGTCCCGGCGCAGCGCGTCGAAGGATTCTAGCAGAGCCGGGTCCGGAAAATGGCGCTTCAGATAGCCGAGTTCGGACTTGTTGTATGTGCCCCGGCCGGGGCAGATGACGACCGCCGTCTTCTTCATGCCGGTACCGTCATCAGCGATAGCGCCGCTTCGAAAATCGAGTCGGCCGATGGCATGGTCGCGGCATAGGCCGGCCCGGTTGCGATGAAGCTGTCCTCTGCGCTGATGCGCGAATGGGGAATGTCCGTCCGCTCTGTCAGCATCGCCATCAGCCCTTCGGCAAGCCCGCCGGTGCGTCGGGTCTCATCGACCACCAGAATATTTCGGCAGCCGGTGACCGCATCGAGGATAGCCGCTTCGGGCAGGGGCGATAGCCACCGAAGATCGATGATGCGGGCCGAAACGCCTTCCTTTTCCAATTGCTTGCTGGCCTGTCGGGAAAGATAGAGACCATTGCCGAAGGAGAGAATGGCCAGATCGGTGCCGTCGCCATGCTGGCCGACCTCTCCGAAGCCAATCCGTTTGGATGGGTCGGGATAATGCGTCATCCAGCCGCTCTCGCCCGCTTGGTCGAGGTCCCGCATGGAATAGAGCGCGATCGGCTCGAGAAAGACCACAAGGCGCTGCTCTTCACGCGCCAGCCGGACGCATTCGCGCAGCATCATCGCCGCATCCGCGCCGTTGGAAGGGCAGGCAAGGATCAGGCCCGGAATATCGCGCAGCACGGCGATCGAATTGTCATTGTGGAAGTGGCCCCCGAACCCGCGCTGATAGCCGAGACCAGCGATACGGAGGACCATCGGGTTGGTGTACTGGCCATTGGAGAAGAAGGGCAGCGTCGCCGCTTCGCCGCGCAACTGGTCCTCGGCATTGTGCAGATAGGCGAGAAACTGGATCTCCGGCATGGGCAGGAAACCGTTATGGGCCATGCCGATCCCAAGACCGAGGATGGATTGCTCGTCGAGCAGCGTATCGATCACGCGGGAGGGTCCGAAGCGGCCGATCAGCTTCTGGGTGACGCCATAGACACCGCCCTTGCGACCGATATCCTCACCCATCAGGGCGATCTCGCCATGTTCCAGCATCAGATCGGTCAGCGCCCAGTTGATCAGGCGTGACATGATCTGCGGCTCTTCCATAGCCTTCATATCGTTGCCGAATGTGTTCGCACGCATCTCTTGCGTCGGCCCGCCGTCCTTTCGGCAGGACCGGGGCGGGGGAATGAGGCTCGCCATCACCTCGTCCGCGGATTTCAGCCGCGGACGCTTCACGGCATGGTCCGCGATGCGTTCGACGCGCGCATTGGTCTCGTTATAGATGTCGAGCGCATCAGCCGGGTCCAGCGCGCCGGCTCCAGCCAGAAGACGGACCGAATGGAGCAGCGGATCGTTGGCCTCTTCGGCTTCGACCTCCTGCCGCTTCATATAGGTGGTCGGCACATCGGCGCCGGCATGGCCGTAAAGCCGGATCGTCCGCACATGAAGGAAAGCGGGACGCCGCCGCTTGCGCACATAGGCCGCCGCTTCCTGCGCCACTTTGAAGGTCTCGAACATGTCCAGGCCGTCGCAGGAAAAGTACTTGAGCCCTGTGCGGTTGGCGAAGGTCGCGCCGATCCAGCCCTTGGGGGTCTTGGTGGAGATGCCGATGCCGTTATCCTCGCAGACGAAGAGAAGCGGCATGGGTATGCCCTGATAGGAGGTCCATTGCGCGCTATTGAAAGCGCCCTGTGCGGTGGAATGGTTCGCAGACGCATCGCCAAAAGAGCACATGATGATGCCGTCGGAGGGCAGCGCCTGATGCTCCGGTTTCTGCCGACGCGTCATGCCGATCGAATAGGCTGCGCCCACCGCCTTCGGTAGATGGCTTGCTATGGTCGATGTCTGCGGCGGAATGTTCAGCG contains these protein-coding regions:
- a CDS encoding thiamine pyrophosphate-dependent enzyme — translated: MDRSAIVHDNFLRRVAAGDLPAGQPADGPLSRADAVSIFRSGCLCRALDRKSRAMQAAGQGYYTIGSSGHEGMAAVAAALRPTDMAFLHYRDAAFQIQRAAQVPGQSIAWDMLLSFACSTEDPISGGRHKVLGSKALNIPPQTSTIASHLPKAVGAAYSIGMTRRQKPEHQALPSDGIIMCSFGDASANHSTAQGAFNSAQWTSYQGIPMPLLFVCEDNGIGISTKTPKGWIGATFANRTGLKYFSCDGLDMFETFKVAQEAAAYVRKRRRPAFLHVRTIRLYGHAGADVPTTYMKRQEVEAEEANDPLLHSVRLLAGAGALDPADALDIYNETNARVERIADHAVKRPRLKSADEVMASLIPPPRSCRKDGGPTQEMRANTFGNDMKAMEEPQIMSRLINWALTDLMLEHGEIALMGEDIGRKGGVYGVTQKLIGRFGPSRVIDTLLDEQSILGLGIGMAHNGFLPMPEIQFLAYLHNAEDQLRGEAATLPFFSNGQYTNPMVLRIAGLGYQRGFGGHFHNDNSIAVLRDIPGLILACPSNGADAAMMLRECVRLAREEQRLVVFLEPIALYSMRDLDQAGESGWMTHYPDPSKRIGFGEVGQHGDGTDLAILSFGNGLYLSRQASKQLEKEGVSARIIDLRWLSPLPEAAILDAVTGCRNILVVDETRRTGGLAEGLMAMLTERTDIPHSRISAEDSFIATGPAYAATMPSADSIFEAALSLMTVPA
- a CDS encoding ACP S-malonyltransferase → MKKTAVVICPGRGTYNKSELGYLKRHFPDPALLESFDALRRDEGQPTLAELDGAQTFSIAQHTRGDNASALIYAATLGDFLSIDRDEIEIVAVTGNSMGWYSALACAGALSPENGFRVANTMGTLMQRALIGGQLVYPFVDENWMAQPERRQTLLAKVDEIDARADHLLGLSIALGGMLVLAGNEAGLKAFEQEVEPVQQRFPMRLGNHAAFHTALQAPVAKQGREQLPSELFRQPNLPLIDGRGAIWWPDATPTEALRNYTLGAQVTETYDFTQAITIAAREFAPDLFIVTGPGTTLGGAVAQSLILARWLGMDSKTDFQAQHDDKPLLAAMGMAEQRKTVSKGVTE